The nucleotide window ACCCTTCGATGTCCAGAGAGTTAGGCTCAAATATGTTCTAACGTGCCAATAGTTCCATGtaagactggctggtcagcaagctttgggggtcctcctgtctccacctccccagtgctgagatgataGACATGCATCATTATACCTGGCTGGAGACATAAAAGACTCCCAGGTTAAGAgcgtggctgctcttgcagaggacctgagttcagttcccaacacccaccttgggtggctcacaaccatctgtaactccagctccagtgggatGGAGGGCTCTGGGATCTGTAGGCATCTGCATTCAtgagcacgcgcgcgcgcgcgcgcgcgcacgcgcgcacgcgcacacacacacacacacacacacacacacacatcaatcttttttaaaaagaatgaaacaagagtttattttgctcacagtttcaggatACGGTCTATCAATACAGGGAAATGGTGGCTGCAGCATCTCCAGGCAAAGGGTCATACTGTATCCACAGCAGGGActcgctttctcctttttatttagccaGGACCCCGTGAAGGCGTACTTAGGGGCAATGTGTTGAGGCCTGAAGCTGTAGAAGGCTTCCATTAATAGACAGTGTCCATCCCTTTGTTgtttaattcatttacttttttattaaaaaatttcgcgggcggtggtggtacacgcctttaatcccagcactcgggagacagagccaggtggatctttgtgagttggaggccagcctgggcctacCTAATCTTAAATGCTGTTTTTTATTGACAAGGACTGGCCCCCATGCCACCCAGGGTCTCTATCCCCACCCAGGGAGATTAGACACGGGGCTCATGGATTAGAACACTTAACTACAGCTGACTTAGTACCACCGACCACTGAAACTGACCCACACTTCAGCAAGGGGCTTCATACCCACAGGCTGGACCCAGGCTTGACTCCCTAGATCCACCCCCCCAAATCCAGCCAAAGGCTGCACGTCTGTCACCTGGCTCCAGTGACTCCCCCGTCACATACTGTGAAAAAAGCTGCACACTTGTAGGCTGCTGACCCTGTCCACCCTTTCCCCCCGCCACAGAGAGGTCACAAGGAGAAGGTTGCAGCTGATCTCCACAGGACTGTTTACATCACAGGCAGCGGAGCaggtccacaggcagcagagaagCAAACCGCGTCTTTGTAAAAACACCCACTGTACAGACAGGCTTAGCAGGATGGAAAGTCACTCCTGTCTGTGTCTTTGCTGATACAAGGCCATGGAGCTGTTGGCTGAGCAGGGCTGGGGAAACTGGAGTTAGGCTCAGGTATCTCCACCTTGCTCTGCAGTGGCCTTAATGGGTCTCCCATTGAGGTTCCTCGGCAGCCAGGGCACCCTTCCCCACACTGAGATCAACAAAAAGGTGACAGATGGGATGAGGACTGTGTGAGGCATGCCTGGGGCAAGTGAGACCCAGTGTGTTGTCAAGGTCAGGAAGGGCCTTCAGTACCTCAATTACCTGCCAATGGCTCTGAGGCTCGGAGTACTTCAGCAGGATGAGTGAGGCTTTCGTTCTGTGCAAACTCCTTATAGCATCAAATCCACCACTGTGGCTGGGTGCACTGCTTGGCCTCAAACCCACCACGGCCACTGTGGCTGGGTGCACTGCTCGGCCTCAAACCCACCACGGCCACTGTGGCTGGGTGCACTGCTCAGCCTCAAACCCACCACGGCCACTGTGGCTGGGTGCACTGCTCGGTGGCAGTGAAGCTATTCACACTGCTGTGTGCACACTGCCACCACCTGACTCCAGAACTGTATCTTCTCCAGCTGTATCTGATGTGAATGTAGAATGCCCCCCAATAGGGTCATGTGTTTGCATGCTTGGTCTCCATCTGGTGGCGCAGTTTTGGGGAGATGTAGAACCTTTGGAACAGATTGTCCAGCTCTCAGATACAGGCCTCCGGAGCCAGCCTTGAAGACTATGTATCTCTGATCCTGCCTGGGGCTTCCAGCTTCCTTCCCCGTCAGCTGACACTGTAAAAAGCCGCCACAGTCTGGCCACTATGCTGGACCATACCCTCTGAGACCATGAACCCAATCACTCTACAAGTTGCTTCTGCAGGCATTTGGACACAGCAGTGAGAAGAGCAGTTAACACACCAGAGGGAACTCAGTGgtggtttattatttatttgacagTGATGGGGCTAGAATTCAGAGCCTCCCACATGGcgggcaagtgctctgccactagCCACCCCCTCAGCCATGAAGCTGGGTTTTAAACACTGTCTTGTCTCACAGGTTTTGGTTGAAAACTCTGCTGCGGCTTCTAGAGGGAAGCAAGGACACTTAGGGCTTCAATCTGCTCTGCAGCTTTCCAGCCAAGCAGTGGCCAAGCAGGGCACAGCTGGAGATGGGCAGAGGGAggccagggaagggaggggacagtCTATAGCATAGTCCTGGCGTGGGCTGAGGAGTAGGGAGAGACATACCACGGAGATGACTAGACATCAGCGTGGTCTTCAAAGGAAAGGTTTTTCCTGTGGTCTGACTAGACCTGATAAACAATGCCTGCAGATCCCTGATCAGGGAGGGGTCTGAGGGATGGTGACGTCTCAGGGCTGAGGACGCAGGAGGTGGCTCTAAAAAGCCCCAGTTTTCCAAACCACGAGTGGAGACAGAAATATGAGAAGCATGTTCGGCACTAAGGGCTCTCATCCTCGGTCCATCGACCCCCTGGACGGACTTCAGATAAACTGCACAGCTGCCCACAGGCTCTGTAGTGGGAAaagcttgtttttcttcttcctgaccaAAAGCAGATTTGCTGACAGATTAGTGAGCAGGGGGCTGGGGTGACGGGGAGGTCACCCAGGAGTACAAAGCTGTGTGGAGCCTTGAATCACCCTAATGAGGTGCCTCTGTTCCTGAGAGCCAGGAGGGAGGCTAGTTCAGGAGGAGCCCCTGTGACTGGCTTAGGCAGGCAGGGCAGTAGCTTCCATTTGGCTCCCAGGAGGAAGCCCTTCCCCAACAGGGGTGGGCTATTATCCCACTGTGCACCTGTGGACACTGAGGCATGGAGCATATGTGAATGAGAGTTCGGGAGTCCTGCTGGAACCCAgcactcctccctgcctccctcaagTACATGGTCACCAACCCACAGGCCATAAAATGCATCATTTCACCTTGTCTGGGTACACAGCTCCATGGCAGTAGGTACATGCATTCTGCCATTTGCCTGCAGTACACCATGATCCTCTCCTTGGAGGTCGCTTGGCTTATTTAGTTGggtgtggtttttgtttcttagacagggcctcactcctggttggcctggaacttgctatgtagatcaagctggccttgaactagcagtgatctacctgcctctgtttaGGATTATGGGCCTGAGTCATCATAGTTTGATTTTTGCATTTACATATGTAAGGTGCATATAACAGATAAGATTGCGTTTATTTCACAGAGTAAGGACAGGCCAGCAGAGGCTTTTGGCTATCTCCAAGTTCATGTCAAATATGCCAATATATGCAAATGTGTGGTTCAGTGTAGGGGCAAAGGGTCTGCATCTTGCCTACCATATAACCTTAAGTAAGTTACTTAATGTGTCTGAATCTAACCACCCTTATGTATCTGGCGGTCATAATAAGCACTGGTGTTATTGTATATATTAAGTAAAGCTGCATGAATCATATCTACCTCAGAGCCTGCTATAAAATCAGTGCTCAATAAATGCCCACAATAATGCTCTCGACAGTGAGCAAAGGACCGTGAGACCCTTAGCCAGGACCAGCTGGACTCTGCCCTCCTCCAGAGGCGTTGGTGGGGGTGGACAGTTGTGGCAGGAGAAGCTGGCTTGCAAGGGCAGGGCCCTGACCTCCTCCAGGAAGACCTTACTGGCAGATGTGCTTGCCCAcggagacaagctggctggagcTCTCTCCTACAGAGAGGTCCACTGCtatgacagaagaaaacaaaaccactcaGGCTCAACTCTAAACAAACTCCCCTCCCAAGGGGAAGCAGTGATACCGGAGAAGGAGAAGGTATTTGGCCTGTTGCTTGTTTTCGAGTGTTTCTTCGGGTCCTTGGCCTGAGCCTCATGGGGATGGAGGGTCTGCTTGGGGGGCTCTCAGTTCGCCCAGCTTTAGTGGCTTCTCAGTGGTGTGGAGTGGGAGTCAACAAGTCCTTCTGGGGACTCCTAAGGCAGAAGGTGACTCTGTGTTTGTTCTTCTGCCAAGCCCTGAGAGAGCTTAATGATGATCTACCTAGAAGAATCCTCTACTGTCCTGTTGTGACTTAGGGGTCCCCCAGTACATTTCTAGGGGTCACTCATCTTTGGCCCCTGCCCAGCTCCTGGTGACAGCATCGTCCTGGGTGAACTGACTGATCTTTAATGGCgttctcttttccatttctgtcaGTGTAGGGAGGTAGAGATGGAAATGGGGTAGGAGAGGCGAGAGACACTGGGCTGGGAGGGTCTAGGTATGCAGGCAGGGGCAGGGAAATGCCCGGGCCACCATTTCGTCTGGAATATTCCCCTCCAAGGTTTTGCTGTTTTCACTGGGGAACTAGGTTGAACAACGTTGGCCTTTGaggttttcttaccagaaaccccACTGCCTAGGCGCAGGAGTCTTTCCTGTACaggttcctctctttctccccactcCTAGGAATATGCTCTCCAGATTTACGCCCAGCCCCAAGGCGGACCTAATGTCTTGGAGCGACCCTCTCCACAAGGAAGCTCCGTATATTGGCACCTGGAGCCGCGCGAAGGAGAAGGCGAAGAGATACCTTGCAGAGACAGACGCTGTCTAGTGCCTCTGGACCCTGATAACTTCTGGTCTCGGTTCTTTGCATTGGGGGGGGGAGGGCCTGACTCCACCCCTCCTCTTTCACCTGGCCCTGCCCCTCCTCTCACCTGGCCCCTCCCCTCCCTACATCAGCCGCAGCTGTCTTCCACTTGGCCACGCCCACTCTTTCTCTGGCCCGCCTCTTCTCCCCGCCCAGCCCACCCCTTTTCTCCGACCCcgcccctcctttcctccctttaccCCCCTCGTCCTAcccttcccccaccaccacctggcccctcttCTTCTCCTCGGCCCCGCCTCTACCTCCCTCGCAATCCCCAGCCCTGCCCCTCCTCCTGGCCCCTCACCCCCTTTCCCAGCCCCCCAACTCTCCGCCCCTCCTCTCAGGTGGGGTCCCGAGGCAGGAGAAAACAGTCAGGCTGCGTCCTGCTCTCGGGCGCCCTCTTGTGGCCCTGGCCCTTGAGGCGGCGGCCGCTCTGGCTAGGCTTTGGGAGCGCAGGGGGTTGGCTTCCTGGCTCCACCAGGCTTCCACGGTCCCCAGCCGGGGAGTGACCCAGAAAGCACTCCAAGGCCGGCCAGCACTCGGCTTTCAGGATCTTTATTGCCTCCGTAGGCTGCACGTCCCCAGGTGGGACTAGAAGAAGTTGAGCACCCTGCGGAGCGACTGCACGCGTGCGCTGTGGGCCTCCCAGTCGGAGAAGCTGCGGAAGTCGCCCCTCTCCACCACGTACATGCGGCCGCGGTAGTTGGGCTCCTCGTAGAGGACCCACCTGAAGGCCAGGGGAAGGGCGGGTCAGCGGGCGGGAGCCACGAGGGCAAGTCCCCGGCCCCGCCCTTCTGTCCTAGCGCCTTACTGCCTTGGGCATCAGTGGCTGAATCGGGCTTGGTGCTGGGGTGGGACAAGAAGGGGACTGCCCAGTAACTGACAAGGGCGAGAGTGACTCCGGGACGCACTCTGCCTAGTCACCCTCCAAAGGACCATTTGCACACTGTCCCCAGCTCCATAAGCTGGGGACCGTTCCCACTGTGTATCCACTCAGCCAACAGCCCTGGTGGGGCTGTGCTCCAGTGCAAGTGGGCTGTGCTGCCTGCGTTGTACAGAGGAGCTGTAACCTCCGGGACATGAGGTCTGGCAAGGGCACCTTTCCTTTGGTGGTGTGTGCGCACCAGGCCTCTGGCCAGTTACAACCCAGGGGGCTGTGGTGAAGGTGAAGTGCACCACGGACCACGGAATCGGTAAGATTAGTGGAGAAGATCAGGAGGGTGGTCTCTACCTGGGAACAAGTGTAAGGAAGAGAGTCTCATCAGAGCCAGGACTAGCCCTGCTCATCCCATCACCATCCCTGAGACAAGTGTAGAGCTGTGCGTGTGGGATCCATGAAAAGACGCCCTGTGTACCCTCCCACTTGGGGGTCAGGTTTGGGGGCGGGGCTAGGGAGTTTTAGAAAGTTGGGGAGGGGCCTCCAGGCCTGGCTGCACCCAGAACTGCAGCTACCGTGGGCAAGGGCTGGCTCTGCCTTTCACTTCAGTCTTTAGTTCAGACTCACTCTGCCTCccctgtcccccccaccccccaccccactccctgtCCATTCACCACAGTAGAAAACAACTTTCTTCTGGACCACGGTGGTTTTATGAAACAGGGGTCCCCCGAGGCCGCTCAGATCTCTGAGATTCTTGAGACCCAGGTCACAGGGCTCCTCTGACCTTTCTTTGTAGGAACCCGTCCCTGCTCCCAAAGCATTCTGCGGGTCAAGGAGTTTTCTTTCCAGGGAACAGACTGGGAATCTGTGAGCTCCTTAGCCCAAGGTTCTGCTCGCAGATGAACTCAGAGGAGAGAGACCACTAAGGGCCACGCAGCCCACTTCCCCAGCTCGACACTCCCAAGTCACTATAGCCCCCTCCCTTCCTTATCCTGACCTCTCACCTGATAAATTCGAAGGGCAGTGattggaaacagagagagagagagagagagagagagagagagagagagagagagagagagagagagagagagagaggaggtgtgtTGGAGGGCACCTGCTGGACCGGTCACCTAAGCTTCCTTACAACCCACCACATTGCTGGGGTCTCCAAGAGAATGAGCTAATCCTACCCTGCTCTATAGTGCCCTGAGCCACCTTGGAGCTCTTGTGGACATCCCAAAAGGAAGAGTCACCTGACTGGGCATGAAGGCTAATCCTCTGGCTCCTCACCTGTAACTCCTGGGGTAAAGCAATGGAGAAAAGGGtctctgaagaggtggctcagtggttaagagcactagctgttttcccagaggacccaggttcaattctcagcacccacatggcagttcacaactgtctgtaactccaggtccagggaattcAATGCCCCCTTCAGACCTCTGtggtcaccaggcatgcatgtggtgcacacacatgcatgcaggcaaaatacatgtataaaataatttttttaatttaaaaaaggggAGCGCATGCCAGCTCAGTCTGTTAGAATGTCGGGAGAATGTCCCTGCTTTTCCCGCACATGCCTTCTAGGACACAGATACTAGTGATGGTTCACTCCTAAGCTGGTATGGAACCCAGAAGGAATGCTCTTGGCCTATGGGAGGTGGTGAAGGGGCCCTGCTTCACTGCCTGCAGATCCCAGAGAGAGCTCAGGGACCCAAGGCATATCACAGAAGAGTTAAGGTCATTGAAGAGAAAAGACAAGCATACCTTGGACCCCAACACAGAGGCCCACTGTCTTGGCCTCCATCTCCTGACCATTGAGCCTGGTTCCTTCCAGGAAAGTGGAGATTAAAAACTATATACCCCAAGtctggctgtggtggcgcatgcctttaatcccagcacttgggaggcagaggcagagttcaaggtcaaaagagggagttccaggacagccaggactacacagagaaaccctgtcccgaaaaactaaaaataaataaataaataaataaataaataaataaataaataaatgcccctCCAATCACAATCAGAGGtctctcttgccttctctctccctctcccaagaTCCCCAGGGTTGCTGGGGGATTATGTCTTGGGTCTTAGGACATCTTCCATACTGAAGTATGCGTCTGGTCTCATGAGACACAATTTAGCCTGCAAAGTTGTTTTGGACTCCTACCCCCATATCCTCAGCTTAGGGGAGCCAAGGCCAGGTATTGGGAGAAATAATAGCTGCAGGTCTGCTCTGAGCACACCTTGTCTCCCTCAGTCCCTCCCTTGACCCCTCGCGAAGGGCCCTGAGTCTGAGCCTCAGAAAAATAGAAGGCACGTTTCCAGAGGAGCCAAGTTCCCGTCCCAGCCCTGCACAGGGAGGCTGGAGCCCGTGGGGCTCTTCTGCTGGGGGACAGGGTCCCCAGCTCTGGAGTGGAAGGGGCTCCACTGGGCTGCAGTGCCAGCAGGGCCTCTGCTGTGGAAAGGATTAGTTAACTACAATCGTAGTTCGTGCGTCTGTAAAATGGCGATGACGTCTCCAGAGTGGATAGACGCCCAGTGTGATGTGCCTTTGTGTGTACAGTGAACAGGTACACTGGGAGCTGCCCCACAGGGTAAGCACTGCACCCTGACAGCTCTTTTGGAACGGAGAAGATGGGCAAAAGTTCCTGGTACTCTTATCCATCCTATGAGAGCTTCTCGAAGCCCAACAAGCTGGTGTGGGTTGTTGGCCACCAGGCAGAGCCATCTTAGGTCTGGGGTCATCTGAGCTGGGCAGATGTACCCTCTCAGAGGAGGTGGGACTGCTGTGTAGCTTTGAACCCCCTAAGTGGGGGTTCTCTGGAGTCCAGTGACTCAAGAAAGCCAGAGAGTCTAGACGTTCAGTCCTGTAGCAGAGATGGTCATAGTTTCCTAAATGCTCCTTTCCTTTGGGTGTGGCCCACCAGAGGGGAGGTCTCAGGGAGCCTCTGGGGTAGCTATTCACTGCTTGCCTGGAGCAGGTGAGGCAGATGAAGGCCTGTGGCTCAGGGGCACCATGCCCACCACACCTGATGCCTACCCACCCTACCACACCTGTCTGGCTGCCCCGGCTGTACTCACGCTCCATCGCCATACACCTTGATGGCGTTGACACAGCTCTTGGCCCAGCCCCGGCTCTGCAGGAAGGGGCAGTCTTCCACGAACTCCAGGCACTGACCTGTGAAGTTGCAGCCCTCGAAGATGTCTATGCGGAAATGTTCTCCATGCTCCAGGACCCAGGCAGgtggggaaggaaaaaggaatacTCCAAGTCTCTCCTCCCCGTGCATGGGTAGAAAGGAAACAACTCCCAGTCCTGCGCTAGACTGGAACCCAGTGAGTACTCATcatcccaacacatacacacactggttTTCTTCCATGAGATGTGGTGGGAGAGAGGGTCCTTCTATCACTTTAAAAACCTAAGCCATTGAACTGGTCCGATCTTCACCTTTTACAACTAAGGACCCAAGGTCCGTGAGGGAGACTGTCTAGAGGCCAGCACAGGAAGATCGGAGCTGGGGGGTCACTGGCTCCTTCCAGGCATTCCACTTGGGGGATTCGTGTCCCAGCTTTGGCATATTCACCCTTGGTTTCAGGCTACAGGCAGGCCTCCAAACGATAATATTTTAGAAGTGTAATAGAACCTTTATGAAAACAGTAAGCCAAGACATCTAAAACAATG belongs to Peromyscus eremicus chromosome 3, PerEre_H2_v1, whole genome shotgun sequence and includes:
- the Crygn gene encoding gamma-crystallin N; this translates as MAQRSGKITLYEGKHFTGRKLEVFGDCDNFQDRGFMNRVNSIRVESGAWVCFDHPDFRGQQFILEHGDYPEFFRWNGHNDHMGSCRPVGMHGEHFRIDIFEGCNFTGQCLEFVEDCPFLQSRGWAKSCVNAIKVYGDGAWVLYEEPNYRGRMYVVERGDFRSFSDWEAHSARVQSLRRVLNFF